One genomic window of Entelurus aequoreus isolate RoL-2023_Sb linkage group LG07, RoL_Eaeq_v1.1, whole genome shotgun sequence includes the following:
- the LOC133652929 gene encoding gastrula zinc finger protein XlCGF8.2DB-like isoform X1: protein MLKELIRTRLIAAADEIFELFERTMASYEEELSRTREEKARHGQQLEDVYKTHIVIQSEGDQQPPHIKEEAKDLWTNQQGEGLLEAEEEDLGKLPLTVVSVKAEDDEDEPQADDLFSPLADSDETSHSHGEDDGREPLSSDTDCEGDLRTHTGMELSDCPEKKSGMECFACSFCAKSFSDKTAVTRHMRTHTGERPFSCSVCAKTFSRKFHMLSHMRTHTGEKPYRCSICGKGFNHKGNMESHMRLHTGEKPFPCPICDETFIRKVSLIVHQRTHTGEKPFGCSVCGKQFSHKSYMVKHMRTHTGEKPFICTVCGKGLAVKASLIRHQRTHVGEKS, encoded by the exons ATGTTGAAAGAGTTGATAAGGACGCGACTAATAGCGGCTGCTGATGAAATCTTCGAGCTGTTTGAGAGAACAATGGCgtcgtacgaggaggaactttctcgaACGCGGGAGGAAAAGGCGCGACATGGACAACAACTGGAAGATGTGTACAAAACACACATCGTGATACAAAGTGAAG gagaccagcagcccccccacattaaggAAGAAGCGAAGGACCTGTGGACCAACCAGCAGGGAGAGGGTCTTCTAGAGGCGGAGGAGGAGGATCTCGgcaagttgccactgactgttgtctctgtgaaggcGGAGGACGACGAAGACGAGCCACAAGCAGACGACCTCTTCTCTCCACTGGCAGACAGCGACGAGACGTCGCACTCTCACGGGGAGGACGACGGCCgggaacctttgagcagcgatacagactgtgaaggtgatttgAGGACCCACACTGGCATGGAACTCTCTGATTGCCCCGAAAAGAAATCCGGTATGGAATGTTTTGCCTGCTCTTTTTGTGCTAAAAGCTTCTCCGATAAGACCGCTGTGACTCGAcatatgagaacgcacacaggagaaagacCCTTCAGTTGTTCCGTTTGCGCCAAGACCTTCTCTCGGAAGTTCCACATGCTCtcgcacatgagaacgcacacgggagaaaaaccctaCAGGTGCTCAATTTGCGGTAAAGGATTCAACCACAAAGGGAATATGGAGTCTCACATGAGACTGCACACGGGGGAGAAACCTTTTCCTTGCCCGATATGCGACGAAACCTTCATTAGAAAGGTTTCCTTGATTGTCCACCAAAGGACGCACACCGGGGAAAAACCCTTTGGTTGCTCTGTCTGCGGCAAACAGTTCTCTCATAAGTCGTACATGGTCAAACACATGAggacgcacactggagaaaaacctttcatttGCACGGTTTGTGGCAAAGGTTTAGCTGTGAAGGCATCTTTGATCCGACACCAGAGAACACACGTTGGAGAAAAAAGTTAA
- the LOC133652929 gene encoding uncharacterized protein LOC133652929 isoform X2 → MLKELIRTRLIAAADEIFELFERTMASYEEELSRTREEKARHGQQLEDVYKTHIVIQSEGDQQPPHIKEEAKDLWTNQQGEGLLEAEEEDLGKLPLTVVSVKAEDDEDEPQADDLFSPLADSDETSHSHGEDDGREPLSSDTDCEGDLRTHTGMELSDCPEKKSGACNTAVKRLIQQNRSHRHGPISCVR, encoded by the exons ATGTTGAAAGAGTTGATAAGGACGCGACTAATAGCGGCTGCTGATGAAATCTTCGAGCTGTTTGAGAGAACAATGGCgtcgtacgaggaggaactttctcgaACGCGGGAGGAAAAGGCGCGACATGGACAACAACTGGAAGATGTGTACAAAACACACATCGTGATACAAAGTGAAG gagaccagcagcccccccacattaaggAAGAAGCGAAGGACCTGTGGACCAACCAGCAGGGAGAGGGTCTTCTAGAGGCGGAGGAGGAGGATCTCGgcaagttgccactgactgttgtctctgtgaaggcGGAGGACGACGAAGACGAGCCACAAGCAGACGACCTCTTCTCTCCACTGGCAGACAGCGACGAGACGTCGCACTCTCACGGGGAGGACGACGGCCgggaacctttgagcagcgatacagactgtgaaggtgatttgAGGACCCACACTGGCATGGAACTCTCTGATTGCCCCGAAAAGAAATCCG gtgcctgtaacacggcagtaaaacggctgatccaacaaaacagaagtcatcgccatggacccatCAGCTGCGTACGGTAG
- the LOC133653250 gene encoding gastrula zinc finger protein XlCGF17.1-like: protein MLQDLIKERLAAAAEEIFALFERTIASYEEELSRTRESARLRQQREDVHTTHHVLQGSTPPPPQWGSAALEPYVKEEEEEEDVWTTQGGQGLLGLTEVPLTGVSLKSGEEKSPESSPFHHRPCGEDRGAESPRRQATEGDGDQRGGPPADKILAPLSESDDAETAPTLGNRKTSHAAKNGFVCSVCGEGFSCQSRLEEHARTHAGAATWTCSLCAETFSLQTQMRAHMRTHEKPFACSVCGHEFARKSILKRHMLTHTGEKPFPCPLCGRGFSQKSCMVSHVRTHTGEKPFACSVCGKRFALKSCMAVHVRTHTGEKPFGCSVCGEHFSCKSNMNVHMRRHTGEKPFRCPVCGKCFSSKAFLRTHVQRHQGE from the exons ATGTTACAAGATTTGATAAAGGAGCGACTGGCGGCGGCGGCTGAAGAAATATTCGCGCTGTTTGAGCGAACGATAGCgtcgtacgaggaggaactttctcgaACAAGAGAGAGCGCGAGACTTCGACAGCAGCGGGAAGATGTGCATACGACTCACCATGTTTTACAAG gaagtacGCCCCCTCCGCCGCAGTGGGGCAGCGCCGCTTTGGAGCCCTatgttaaagaggaagaggaagaggaggacgtcTGGACCACTCAGGGGGGACAAGGTCTCCTCGGTCTCACCGAGGTGCCACTCACTGGTGTCTCTTTGAAGAGCGGCGAAGAGAAATCCCCAGAGTCCTCGCCGTTTCATCACCGTCCATGTGGGGAGGACCGAGGGGCGGAGTCTCCAAGACGCCAGGCAACAGAAGGCGACGGAGACCAGCGGGGAGGACCACCGGCGGACAAGATCTTAGCTCCCCTGTCAGAAAGTGACGACGCGGAAACGGCGCCGACTCTCGGCAACAGGAAGACGTCACACGCGGCTAAAAATGGCTTCGTCTGCTCCGTGTGCGGCGAAGGCTTTTCTTGCCAGAGCCGTTTGGAggaacacgcgcgcacacacgcgGGCGCGGCGACTTGGACTTGTTCGCTCTGCGCGGAGACATTCTCTCTCCAGACTCAAATGCGAGCGCACATGAGGACGCACGAGAAACCCTTCGCTTGCTCCGTTTGCGGCCACGAGTTCGCTCGCAAGTCCATCTTGAAGCGGCACATGCTGACCCACACGGGGGAGAAACCCTTCCCCTGCCCGCTCTGCGGCCGAGGGTTCTCCCAGAAGTCGTGCATGGTGTCGCACGTGAGGACGCACACCGGCGAGAAGCCCTTCGCTTGTTCGGTCTGTGGCAAACGCTTCGCCCTGAAGTCGTGCATGGCGGTGCACGTGAGGACGCACACGGGGGAAAAACCCTTCGGTTGCTCAGTGTGCGGGGAACATTTTTCCTGTAAGAGTAATATGAACGTGCACATGAGAaggcacacgggagaaaaaccctttCGCTGTCCGGTTTGTGGTAAATGTTTCTCTTCCAAGGCATTTCTGCGGACACACGTTCAGCGGCACCAGGGGGAATGA